A stretch of Amycolatopsis balhimycina FH 1894 DNA encodes these proteins:
- a CDS encoding SDR family oxidoreductase → MEITGAVALVTGANRGLGRQFAAALLERGAAKVYAAARNPESVDLPGVVPLKLDVTDPESIREAAAIAGDVTLLVNNAGSSTGASLLGGSLDDIRLEMDTHYFGTLGVTREFAPVLERNGGGAVLNVLSVLSWFTAPQVAAYSAAKAAAWSLTNALRLELAPQKTLVTGLHVGYMDTDMAKNVDGPKADPAIVAGLALDGVAQGRFEVIADDISRNVRAGLAGDLTGLYPALVS, encoded by the coding sequence ATGGAGATCACGGGTGCGGTGGCGCTGGTCACCGGAGCCAACCGGGGGCTCGGCCGTCAGTTCGCCGCCGCCCTCCTCGAGCGCGGCGCGGCCAAGGTCTACGCCGCCGCGCGGAATCCCGAATCGGTCGACCTGCCCGGGGTGGTCCCGCTGAAGCTCGACGTCACCGACCCCGAGTCGATCCGGGAAGCCGCCGCGATCGCCGGAGACGTCACGCTGCTGGTCAACAACGCCGGCTCGTCCACCGGGGCGTCGCTGCTCGGCGGGTCCCTCGACGACATCCGGCTGGAGATGGACACGCACTACTTCGGCACCCTCGGCGTGACGCGCGAGTTCGCGCCCGTGCTGGAGCGCAACGGCGGCGGCGCGGTGCTCAACGTGCTCTCCGTGCTTTCCTGGTTCACCGCGCCGCAGGTCGCGGCGTACTCCGCGGCGAAGGCGGCGGCCTGGTCGCTGACCAACGCGCTGCGCCTGGAACTGGCCCCGCAGAAGACCCTGGTGACCGGGCTGCACGTCGGCTACATGGACACCGACATGGCCAAGAACGTCGACGGGCCGAAGGCCGACCCGGCGATCGTGGCGGGTCTCGCGCTCGACGGCGTCGCCCAGGGCCGCTTCGAGGTGATCGCCGACGACATCAGCCGGAACGTGCGCGCCGGGCTGGCCGGCGACCTGACCGGGCTCTACCCGGCGCTGGTGTCTTGA
- a CDS encoding siderophore-interacting protein — MNPTGLLEVTAVRRVTPRTARVTFTGDGLGELEPWPDQQLKLLVPPPGCPVRLPTAADDDVMRWYQAFLAIPEEERPVMRSYTVRSRNRGTIDVDFVLHPGPAGPATAWAFQAAVGDVLGRYGPDPAYRRPLSAADTLLLAGDETAIPAVASIMSEVDSPAVFLEVEDVAEEQPLPGEVHWLHRNGAEHGSRLLEAVRGAVLPAGSAAWLAGEASTVRALRRHLVGERGLPKGDIEFTGYWRRKLTQDDAPTPEDLADAAEKLGDSAGWTGN; from the coding sequence ATGAACCCGACCGGCCTGCTCGAAGTCACCGCGGTGCGGCGCGTGACCCCGCGCACCGCGCGCGTCACCTTCACCGGCGACGGCCTCGGCGAGCTGGAGCCGTGGCCGGACCAGCAGCTCAAGCTGCTGGTCCCGCCACCGGGCTGCCCGGTGCGGCTGCCGACGGCGGCGGACGACGACGTCATGCGCTGGTACCAGGCGTTCCTCGCGATCCCCGAGGAAGAGCGGCCGGTGATGCGCAGCTACACCGTGCGCTCGCGGAATCGCGGCACGATCGACGTGGACTTCGTGCTGCACCCCGGTCCGGCGGGCCCGGCCACGGCCTGGGCGTTCCAGGCGGCAGTGGGTGACGTCCTCGGCCGCTACGGCCCGGACCCGGCCTACCGCCGCCCACTGTCCGCAGCGGACACTCTGCTCCTCGCGGGCGATGAGACGGCGATCCCCGCCGTCGCCTCGATCATGTCCGAAGTGGACAGTCCAGCGGTGTTCCTCGAGGTCGAAGACGTGGCGGAGGAGCAGCCGCTGCCCGGCGAGGTGCACTGGCTGCACCGGAACGGCGCCGAGCACGGCAGCCGTCTCCTGGAGGCGGTGCGTGGGGCGGTGCTGCCGGCGGGGTCGGCGGCCTGGCTGGCCGGTGAGGCGTCGACGGTCCGCGCGTTGCGTCGTCACCTCGTCGGCGAGCGCGGCTTACCCAAGGGCGACATCGAGTTCACCGGCTACTGGCGGCGAAAGCTGACCCAGGACGACGCCCCGACGCCGGAAGATCTGGCCGACGCGGCGGAAAAGCTGGGAGACTCGGCCGGGTGGACGGGGAACTGA
- a CDS encoding glutaredoxin domain-containing protein yields MKLTVYGADWCPDVKRSRALLDREGVEYSYVDVEADADAERRVRELQDGARRIPTIVWEDGTFLVEPSDEELSGRL; encoded by the coding sequence GTGAAACTGACGGTGTACGGCGCGGACTGGTGCCCGGACGTGAAGCGCAGCCGCGCGCTGCTCGACCGCGAAGGCGTCGAATACTCCTATGTGGACGTCGAGGCGGACGCGGACGCCGAGCGCCGGGTCCGCGAGCTGCAGGACGGCGCGCGCCGCATCCCGACGATCGTGTGGGAGGACGGCACGTTCCTGGTCGAGCCGTCCGACGAGGAGCTGAGCGGGCGGCTGTGA
- a CDS encoding DedA family protein, which produces MNWTDPAALGYPAVFGGVLLGSIIPIVPTGAVVGAAAAVATSSGRLSLPLVIVLSVLGAYLGDVVTFGIPRLGSEAAFRWISGRQPAERLEKAREQFTRRGWQLVVIGRLVPAGRIPVLLAAAALSYPWRRLLPAALVACVLWATAYSLLGIVSGGVFDSPLIATLLVTVLVLLITVLTALIARRRRKTKEALLRR; this is translated from the coding sequence GTGAACTGGACGGATCCGGCCGCCCTCGGGTACCCGGCGGTGTTCGGCGGCGTGCTGCTCGGCTCGATCATCCCGATCGTGCCCACCGGTGCGGTGGTCGGCGCCGCGGCCGCTGTCGCGACCAGCAGCGGCCGGCTGTCCCTGCCGCTGGTGATCGTCCTCTCCGTCCTCGGGGCCTACCTCGGCGACGTCGTGACGTTCGGGATCCCGCGTCTGGGCAGCGAAGCCGCGTTCCGCTGGATCAGCGGGCGCCAGCCCGCCGAACGGCTCGAAAAGGCCCGCGAGCAGTTCACCCGCCGCGGCTGGCAGCTCGTCGTGATCGGCAGGCTCGTCCCGGCCGGGCGGATCCCGGTGCTGCTCGCGGCGGCCGCGTTGAGCTACCCGTGGCGCCGGCTGCTGCCCGCCGCGCTCGTCGCCTGCGTCCTCTGGGCGACCGCATACAGCCTGCTCGGCATCGTCAGCGGAGGCGTCTTCGACTCACCCCTGATCGCGACCCTGCTCGTGACGGTCCTGGTCCTGCTGATCACGGTCCTCACCGCCCTGATCGCTCGCCGGCGGCGCAAAACCAAGGAAGCCCTGTTACGGAGGTAG
- a CDS encoding glycoside hydrolase family 75 protein, translated as MAIAAVGALLAAAFVPAAANAATTTYEAENATISQGAVNSDHAGFTGTGFVNYDNLTGSYVQWPVSVAVAGSTTLTLRFANGTTTARPMTVAVDGTTVATPSFAGTGAWTTWATTPVSVTLTAGTHTVRATATTANGGPNVDSLTVGDSGGGGGAPSASELLAKLTSCSQISSGKYKTDSETSRTIPVCGLSDAVFWKADMDIDCDGQRTSQCNENTDCCFQADTAFHQSDGKPLNAAVLPYVVVPSPSSTWDYRKFGIAGAGVVAVIYNNQVTYAVVGDTGPTDIIGEASYATASSLGINPDPSNGGTDSGVTYLFFKNSKVTPIESHANAVSTGEALARQFVDNH; from the coding sequence ATGGCGATCGCGGCCGTCGGCGCGCTGCTGGCAGCGGCGTTCGTGCCCGCGGCCGCGAACGCCGCGACTACCACCTACGAAGCCGAGAACGCCACCATTTCCCAAGGCGCGGTCAACTCCGACCACGCCGGCTTCACCGGCACCGGCTTCGTCAACTACGACAACCTGACCGGCTCCTACGTCCAGTGGCCGGTCTCGGTCGCCGTCGCCGGCAGCACGACGCTGACCTTGCGGTTCGCCAACGGCACGACGACCGCTCGGCCGATGACCGTCGCCGTCGACGGCACGACCGTCGCGACGCCGTCGTTCGCCGGGACCGGCGCCTGGACGACGTGGGCCACCACGCCGGTGTCCGTGACGCTGACCGCGGGCACGCACACCGTCCGGGCGACCGCGACGACCGCGAACGGCGGCCCGAACGTCGACTCGCTGACCGTCGGCGACTCCGGGGGCGGCGGTGGGGCGCCGAGCGCGTCCGAACTGCTGGCCAAGCTGACGTCGTGCAGCCAGATCTCCAGCGGCAAGTACAAGACCGACTCCGAGACGAGCCGGACGATCCCGGTGTGCGGGCTTTCGGACGCGGTCTTCTGGAAGGCCGACATGGACATCGACTGCGACGGCCAGCGGACCTCGCAGTGCAACGAGAACACCGACTGCTGCTTCCAGGCCGACACGGCGTTCCACCAGTCCGACGGGAAACCGCTGAACGCCGCGGTACTGCCGTACGTCGTCGTGCCGAGCCCGAGCAGTACCTGGGACTACCGGAAGTTCGGCATCGCGGGCGCCGGCGTCGTGGCGGTGATCTACAACAACCAGGTGACCTACGCCGTGGTCGGTGACACCGGGCCGACCGACATCATCGGCGAAGCGTCCTATGCGACCGCGAGTTCGCTCGGGATCAACCCGGACCCGTCGAACGGCGGCACGGACTCGGGCGTCACCTACCTTTTCTTCAAGAATTCGAAGGTGACGCCGATCGAGAGCCACGCCAACGCCGTGAGCACCGGCGAAGCGCTCGCCCGGCAGTTCGTGGACAACCACTGA
- a CDS encoding winged helix-turn-helix transcriptional regulator, whose translation MSRRITWEDASCPIARAADVLGEPWTLLILRNATAGTTRFEDFRAQLGIADNVLTTRLAKLVDRGLLTKLPYRDGGRTRHEYRLTQAGSDALPVLHALGAWGDAYTATKSEYGPTDLVHTRCGQLTRPGAKCDNCGKPLVRADLAWRGSWLGEGEIPLADPVG comes from the coding sequence ATGAGCCGTCGCATCACGTGGGAGGACGCCTCCTGCCCGATCGCCCGCGCCGCCGACGTCCTCGGCGAGCCGTGGACGCTGCTGATCCTGCGCAACGCCACCGCGGGCACCACCCGGTTCGAGGACTTCCGCGCCCAGCTCGGCATCGCCGACAACGTGCTGACGACCCGGCTGGCCAAGCTCGTCGACCGCGGCCTGCTGACGAAGCTCCCCTACCGCGACGGCGGCCGCACTCGCCACGAGTACCGCCTCACCCAGGCCGGCTCGGACGCGTTGCCGGTGCTGCACGCGCTCGGCGCGTGGGGTGACGCGTACACCGCGACGAAGAGCGAGTACGGCCCGACAGACCTGGTCCACACCCGCTGCGGGCAGCTCACGCGACCGGGCGCCAAGTGCGACAACTGCGGAAAACCACTGGTCAGGGCCGACCTCGCGTGGCGCGGCTCCTGGCTCGGCGAAGGCGAGATCCCGCTGGCGGACCCGGTCGGCTGA
- a CDS encoding terpene synthase family protein, translating into MPYPARLNPHLEGAREHSKAWARGMDMIDVPQHGTVIWTEHDLDSHDYALLCAYTHPDAGAEELDLITDWYVWVFYFDDHFLELYKRTGDIDSARTYLDRLTLFMPAEGEITATPENPVERGLTDLWNRTVPHRTAGWRRRFVESTKALLEESLWELANINEGRLANPIEYVEMRRKVGGAPWSANLVEHSVHAEVPDEIAASRPMEVLRDCFADSVHLRNDLFSYQREVQDEGELSNGVLVFEEFLGLSTQQAADAVNDLITSRLHQFEHTALTEVPALFDEHGVDPAARAATFAYVKGLQDWQSGGHEWHLRSSRYMNEGALAGRGGPELVGAAGFGTSAARIFSSVLATAPQRLRAYGSTPFRVVDVPRPSVDVPFPLRLSPHLGTCRVRNVDWARRVGFLDGVVWDERKLRATDLPLCAAGIHPDATADGLDVTSDWLTWGTYADDYYPVVFGATRDLAGAKACNLRLSAFMPVDDSPMPAPTTALEAGLADIWPRTTAAMTPEARREVRQAVDTMTSSWLWELANQAQNRIPDPIDYVEMRRRTFGSDLTMSLSRFSHGRSVPPALYRTRPVQAIEHSATDVACLINDLYSYRKEIQYEGELHNAVLVVRNFLDCPEERAFAVVTDLVHARLAEFEHAAAIELPALFRDYDVAPDVQEMLLEYVGEFRDWMAGILNWHENVGRYTETELRYHPVAGSVLGGPTGLGTSSLRISSLLPAGR; encoded by the coding sequence ATGCCCTACCCGGCGCGCCTGAACCCGCACCTGGAGGGCGCGCGCGAGCACAGCAAAGCCTGGGCGCGCGGGATGGACATGATCGACGTGCCACAGCACGGCACGGTGATCTGGACCGAACACGACCTCGACTCTCACGACTACGCGCTGCTCTGCGCCTACACCCACCCCGACGCCGGCGCCGAAGAGCTCGACCTGATCACCGACTGGTACGTCTGGGTCTTCTACTTCGACGACCACTTCCTGGAGCTGTACAAGCGCACCGGCGACATCGACAGCGCGCGGACCTACCTCGACCGGCTCACCCTGTTCATGCCCGCCGAGGGCGAGATCACCGCGACGCCGGAGAACCCGGTCGAGCGCGGCCTCACCGACCTGTGGAACCGCACGGTCCCGCACCGCACGGCCGGCTGGCGGCGCCGGTTCGTCGAGAGCACGAAGGCGCTGCTGGAAGAGTCGCTGTGGGAGCTGGCCAACATCAACGAGGGCCGGCTCGCCAACCCCATCGAATACGTCGAGATGCGGCGGAAGGTCGGCGGCGCGCCGTGGTCGGCGAACCTCGTCGAGCACTCGGTGCACGCCGAGGTGCCTGACGAGATCGCCGCGTCGCGCCCGATGGAGGTCCTGCGCGACTGCTTCGCCGACAGCGTCCACCTCCGCAACGACCTGTTCTCCTACCAGCGCGAGGTCCAGGACGAGGGCGAGCTGTCCAACGGCGTGCTCGTGTTCGAGGAGTTCCTCGGGCTGAGCACCCAGCAGGCGGCCGACGCGGTCAACGACCTGATCACCTCCCGGCTGCACCAGTTCGAGCACACCGCCCTCACCGAAGTGCCCGCGCTGTTCGACGAGCACGGCGTCGACCCGGCCGCGCGCGCGGCGACGTTCGCCTACGTCAAGGGCCTGCAGGACTGGCAGTCCGGCGGGCACGAATGGCACCTGCGGTCCAGCCGGTACATGAACGAGGGCGCCTTGGCCGGCCGCGGCGGCCCGGAGCTGGTCGGCGCGGCCGGCTTCGGGACGTCCGCGGCGCGCATCTTCTCCTCGGTGCTCGCCACCGCGCCGCAACGGCTGCGGGCGTACGGCTCGACGCCGTTCCGCGTGGTCGACGTCCCGCGGCCGTCCGTCGACGTGCCGTTCCCGCTGCGGCTCAGCCCGCACCTGGGCACGTGCCGGGTGCGCAACGTCGACTGGGCGCGGCGCGTGGGTTTTCTCGACGGCGTGGTCTGGGACGAGCGGAAGCTGCGCGCCACCGACCTGCCGCTGTGTGCGGCGGGAATCCATCCCGACGCCACCGCCGACGGGCTCGACGTCACCAGCGACTGGCTGACCTGGGGCACCTACGCCGACGACTACTACCCGGTGGTGTTCGGCGCGACCCGCGACCTCGCGGGCGCGAAGGCGTGCAACCTGCGCTTGTCGGCGTTCATGCCGGTGGACGACTCGCCGATGCCCGCGCCCACGACGGCATTGGAAGCGGGGCTGGCCGACATCTGGCCGCGGACCACGGCCGCCATGACGCCGGAGGCCCGGCGCGAGGTGCGCCAGGCGGTCGACACGATGACGTCGAGCTGGCTCTGGGAGCTGGCGAACCAGGCGCAGAACCGGATCCCGGACCCGATCGACTACGTCGAGATGCGGCGCCGGACGTTCGGCTCGGACCTCACGATGAGCCTCTCCCGGTTCTCGCACGGCCGCTCGGTGCCGCCCGCGCTGTACCGGACCCGGCCGGTGCAGGCCATCGAGCACTCGGCGACGGACGTCGCGTGCCTGATCAACGACCTGTACTCCTACCGCAAGGAGATCCAGTACGAGGGCGAGCTCCACAACGCCGTGCTGGTGGTGCGGAACTTCCTCGACTGCCCGGAAGAGCGCGCGTTCGCCGTGGTCACCGACCTGGTGCACGCCCGGCTGGCGGAGTTCGAGCACGCGGCGGCGATCGAGCTGCCCGCCCTGTTCCGGGACTACGACGTCGCGCCGGACGTGCAGGAGATGCTGCTCGAGTACGTCGGGGAGTTCCGCGACTGGATGGCCGGCATCCTGAACTGGCACGAGAACGTGGGGCGGTACACCGAGACGGAGCTGCGGTACCACCCGGTGGCCGGGTCCGTGCTCGGCGGGCCGACCGGGCTCGGGACGTCCTCGCTGCGGATCTCGTCCCTGCTGCCCGCAGGTCGCTGA
- a CDS encoding ATP-binding cassette domain-containing protein — MTSPRRAADTHDVIEVRGARENNLTGIDLDIPKRRLTVFTGVSGSGKSSLVFGTIAAESQRLINETYSAFLQSFMPSLSRPDVDLLENLSAAIVVDQERMGANSRSTVGTATDAYAMLRIAYSRLGEPYVGTSGAFSFNLPEGMCPACEGLGRVSDLDVRALLDFNRSLNEGAVLVPGWAPDNWYVQIYVSSGFFDPDAKIRDFTPEQLDDLLHKGPCKVKVGKNNLTYEGLALKVKRLYLQKDTESLQSHLRAFVEKAATFKTCGECGGARLNQAALSAKIDGKNIADCSAMQISDLAEFVRNLDAPSIRPLLGNLRDTLDSLVEIGLGYLSLDRESATLSGGEAQRVKMVRHLGSSLTDVTYVFDEPTVGLHPHDIERMNNLLLCLRDKGNTILVVEHKPETIRIADHVVDLGPGAGAAGGRLCYTGSIDGLRASGTLTGRHLDHRVTLRPEPRKPSGHVRITGARLHNLRDVSVNVPLGVLTVVTGVAGSGKSSLIHGSLAHRDGVVVVDQSAIRGSRRSNPATYTGLLDPIRAAFAKANGVKASLFSANSEGACPKCKGLGVIYTDLAMMAGVASVCEECEGKRFTPKVLTFELRGKNSAAPKNISEVLAMSVAEAREFFPSGTARTVLDRLADVGLGYLTLGQPLTTLSGGERQRLKLAIRMAEHGSTYILDEPTTGLHLADVDQLLALLDRIVDAGNTVIVIEHHQAVMAHADWLIDLGPGAGHDGGRVVFEGTPASLVADAATLTARHLREYLGKP, encoded by the coding sequence ATGACCTCACCCAGGCGGGCCGCCGACACCCACGACGTGATCGAGGTCCGGGGCGCCCGGGAGAACAACCTCACCGGCATCGACCTCGACATCCCGAAGCGGCGGCTCACGGTCTTCACCGGCGTCTCCGGCTCCGGCAAGTCGTCCCTGGTCTTCGGCACCATCGCGGCCGAGTCGCAGCGGCTGATCAACGAGACCTACAGCGCCTTCCTCCAGTCGTTCATGCCGAGCCTGTCGCGCCCGGACGTCGACCTGCTGGAGAACCTCAGCGCGGCCATCGTCGTCGACCAGGAACGGATGGGCGCCAACTCACGCTCCACGGTCGGCACCGCGACCGACGCCTACGCGATGCTGCGGATCGCGTACTCGCGGCTCGGCGAACCGTACGTCGGCACGTCCGGCGCGTTCAGCTTCAACCTGCCCGAGGGCATGTGCCCGGCCTGCGAGGGCCTCGGCCGGGTGTCCGACCTCGACGTGCGCGCCCTGCTCGACTTCAACCGCTCGCTCAACGAGGGCGCCGTCCTGGTCCCCGGGTGGGCGCCCGACAACTGGTACGTCCAGATCTACGTGTCCTCCGGCTTCTTCGACCCGGACGCGAAGATCCGCGACTTCACCCCGGAGCAGCTCGACGACCTGCTGCACAAGGGGCCGTGCAAGGTGAAGGTCGGCAAGAACAACCTCACCTACGAAGGCCTCGCGCTGAAGGTCAAACGGCTCTACCTGCAGAAGGACACCGAATCGCTGCAGTCGCACCTGCGGGCGTTCGTCGAGAAGGCGGCCACCTTCAAGACCTGCGGCGAGTGCGGCGGCGCCCGGCTCAACCAGGCCGCGCTGTCGGCGAAGATCGACGGGAAGAACATCGCCGACTGCTCGGCCATGCAGATCAGCGACCTCGCCGAGTTCGTGCGGAACCTCGACGCGCCGTCGATCCGGCCACTGCTGGGCAACCTGCGCGACACCCTCGACTCGCTGGTCGAGATCGGCCTCGGCTACCTCTCGCTCGACCGCGAGTCCGCGACGCTCTCGGGCGGCGAGGCGCAGCGGGTGAAGATGGTGCGCCACCTGGGTTCCAGTCTCACCGACGTCACCTACGTCTTCGACGAGCCGACCGTCGGGCTGCACCCGCACGACATCGAGCGGATGAACAACCTCTTGTTGTGCTTGCGGGACAAGGGGAACACGATCCTGGTCGTCGAGCACAAGCCGGAGACGATCCGGATCGCCGACCACGTCGTCGACCTCGGTCCCGGCGCGGGCGCCGCGGGCGGGCGGCTCTGCTACACCGGGAGCATCGACGGCCTGCGCGCGTCCGGCACGCTCACCGGCCGCCACCTCGACCACCGGGTCACGCTGCGCCCGGAGCCGCGCAAGCCGTCCGGGCACGTCAGGATCACCGGCGCTCGCCTGCACAACTTGCGTGACGTCAGCGTGAACGTCCCCCTCGGCGTGCTGACCGTCGTCACCGGCGTCGCCGGGTCCGGGAAGTCGTCGCTGATCCACGGCTCGCTGGCCCACCGGGACGGCGTCGTCGTGGTCGACCAGTCGGCGATCCGCGGGTCCCGGCGGTCCAACCCGGCGACCTACACCGGCCTGCTCGACCCGATCCGCGCGGCCTTCGCCAAGGCCAACGGCGTCAAGGCGAGCCTGTTCAGCGCCAACTCCGAAGGCGCCTGCCCGAAGTGCAAGGGGCTCGGCGTGATCTACACCGACCTCGCGATGATGGCCGGGGTCGCGTCCGTCTGCGAGGAGTGCGAAGGCAAGCGGTTCACGCCGAAGGTGCTCACGTTCGAGCTGCGCGGCAAGAACTCCGCCGCACCCAAGAACATCAGCGAGGTCCTGGCGATGTCCGTCGCCGAGGCGCGCGAGTTCTTCCCGTCCGGCACCGCGCGGACCGTGCTCGACCGCCTCGCCGACGTCGGCCTCGGCTACCTGACACTCGGGCAGCCGCTGACCACGCTCTCGGGAGGTGAGCGGCAACGGCTCAAGCTGGCGATCCGGATGGCCGAGCACGGCTCGACGTACATCCTCGACGAGCCGACGACCGGCCTGCACCTCGCCGACGTCGACCAGCTCCTGGCGCTGCTGGACCGGATCGTCGACGCGGGCAACACGGTGATCGTCATCGAGCACCACCAGGCCGTGATGGCCCACGCCGACTGGCTCATCGACCTCGGCCCCGGCGCCGGCCACGACGGCGGCCGCGTGGTCTTCGAAGGTACGCCGGCTTCGCTGGTGGCCGACGCCGCCACGCTCACCGCCCGGCATCTGCGCGAATACCTGGGAAAGCCATGA
- a CDS encoding TetR/AcrR family transcriptional regulator yields the protein MRGEILAAAGRLLAELGGEDGLTIRGVARAVGIAPASIYQHFSDRAELVRGLLDHEYTRLRDAMCAAEEPLGETDVVGRVRAQIHAYCTFAMENPGHYRLMLANGASRPDPGARAEGPLLDVIDRLAAGFERCVEAGHLLRVTPGRAAAVVFVGAHGRVALFHSVLNRTGAELVEPFVDELISLVFV from the coding sequence CTGCGCGGGGAGATTCTGGCCGCGGCCGGCCGGCTGCTAGCCGAGCTGGGCGGCGAGGACGGGCTGACGATCCGCGGGGTGGCGCGCGCGGTCGGCATCGCCCCGGCGAGCATCTACCAGCATTTTTCCGATCGTGCGGAATTGGTGCGCGGCTTGCTCGACCACGAATACACGCGGCTGCGCGACGCGATGTGCGCGGCGGAGGAGCCGCTGGGCGAAACCGACGTCGTCGGCCGGGTGCGGGCGCAGATTCACGCTTACTGCACGTTCGCCATGGAGAACCCGGGGCATTACCGGCTGATGCTCGCGAACGGCGCGTCGCGCCCGGATCCCGGCGCCCGCGCGGAAGGCCCGCTGCTGGACGTGATCGACCGCCTGGCGGCGGGCTTCGAGCGCTGCGTCGAAGCCGGCCACCTGCTGAGGGTGACCCCGGGCCGCGCGGCGGCCGTGGTGTTCGTCGGCGCGCACGGGCGGGTGGCCCTGTTCCACAGCGTGCTCAACCGGACCGGGGCCGAGCTGGTGGAGCCGTTCGTCGACGAGCTGATCTCACTCGTCTTCGTGTGA
- a CDS encoding TetR/AcrR family transcriptional regulator C-terminal domain-containing protein, translated as MVVFAGQGDARRSMELLWGPRVVAPRTGPGPKPGLSVEAIVAAAIEIADAEGMGALSMRSVGERLGRTAMALYTYVPGKTELVDLMYDRTLGELPSSFPVSDGWRPAALALASSLWDLHLRHPWLLQVSPARPALGPGEFHVQETLLSVLAATGLPLSRVRWVVAALFNVVRGSVQAAAESRQAATETGQSEEDWWYARSALLGELAPDLTARFPTVARLGAEGAFEAPSDEPYLEREARLSFEAGLELLLDGVEAAIVKASGPR; from the coding sequence GTGGTCGTCTTCGCGGGTCAGGGCGACGCCCGGCGGTCCATGGAACTGCTGTGGGGGCCGCGCGTGGTCGCGCCGCGCACCGGCCCGGGCCCCAAACCGGGCCTGTCGGTCGAGGCGATCGTCGCGGCGGCGATCGAGATAGCGGACGCCGAGGGCATGGGCGCGCTGTCGATGCGATCGGTCGGCGAACGCCTCGGCCGCACGGCGATGGCGCTGTACACGTACGTGCCGGGCAAGACCGAGCTGGTCGACCTCATGTACGACCGGACGCTGGGGGAGCTGCCTTCGTCTTTTCCGGTTTCGGATGGCTGGCGCCCGGCGGCGTTGGCCTTGGCGAGCTCGTTGTGGGACCTGCACTTGCGGCACCCGTGGCTGCTGCAGGTCTCGCCGGCGCGCCCGGCGCTGGGGCCGGGGGAGTTCCACGTCCAGGAGACGCTGCTTTCCGTCTTGGCTGCGACCGGGTTGCCGTTGTCCCGGGTGCGCTGGGTGGTGGCGGCGCTGTTCAACGTCGTCCGCGGCTCGGTCCAGGCGGCGGCGGAGTCCCGCCAGGCGGCGACCGAGACGGGACAGTCCGAAGAGGACTGGTGGTACGCGCGCTCGGCGCTGCTGGGTGAGCTGGCGCCGGATCTGACGGCCCGGTTCCCGACGGTGGCCCGGCTCGGTGCCGAGGGCGCGTTCGAAGCGCCGTCCGACGAGCCTTACTTGGAGCGCGAGGCGCGGCTGTCGTTCGAGGCGGGCTTGGAGCTGCTGCTGGACGGCGTCGAAGCGGCGATCGTCAAGGCTTCCGGGCCTCGATGA
- a CDS encoding phosphotransferase family protein yields the protein MDGELIASGIDPASVVTAGEIGGGTYNTAVRLRLADGRRLVLKIAPTAPGLAHEHDLLATEAEYYRLVPGPLPSVVGAGPGFLLMTEVPGVPWHGREVADRPRLRRELGGIVAGLHKVTGEGFGYPQDPLHPTWPAAFTAMVDAVLAGAVRYGVRLPRPAAEIAHLVRRHEPLLALVATPVLVHFDLWDGNILLDDGRVSGIIDAERAFWGDPVAEFVSLTLFRDLDTDLVAGYRAAGGPARFDAPARRRLALYRVYLDLIMLVEMAPRKDGDADRARFVAEHLGRDIDALHRAV from the coding sequence GTGGACGGGGAACTGATCGCATCGGGCATCGACCCGGCTTCGGTGGTGACGGCCGGGGAAATCGGCGGGGGTACGTACAACACGGCGGTCCGGCTGAGACTGGCGGACGGGCGGCGGCTGGTGCTCAAGATCGCGCCGACCGCTCCCGGTCTCGCACACGAACACGACCTGCTGGCGACGGAGGCGGAGTACTACCGCCTGGTGCCGGGGCCGCTGCCGTCGGTGGTGGGCGCCGGGCCGGGATTCCTGCTGATGACGGAGGTGCCCGGCGTTCCCTGGCACGGCCGCGAGGTCGCCGATCGTCCGCGGCTGCGGCGGGAGCTCGGCGGGATCGTCGCGGGACTGCACAAGGTGACCGGCGAGGGGTTCGGCTACCCGCAGGATCCCCTGCACCCGACGTGGCCGGCGGCGTTCACGGCGATGGTGGACGCCGTGCTCGCGGGCGCCGTCCGGTACGGGGTGCGTCTGCCGCGGCCGGCCGCGGAGATCGCGCACCTTGTGCGCCGTCACGAGCCACTGCTGGCGCTGGTCGCGACACCGGTCCTGGTGCACTTCGACCTGTGGGACGGCAACATCCTCCTCGACGACGGCCGGGTGTCGGGGATCATCGACGCCGAGCGCGCGTTCTGGGGCGACCCGGTGGCGGAATTCGTCTCCCTGACGCTGTTCCGCGACCTGGACACCGACCTGGTGGCGGGCTACCGCGCGGCCGGCGGCCCGGCGCGGTTCGACGCGCCCGCTCGCCGCCGGCTGGCGTTGTACCGCGTGTACCTGGACCTGATCATGCTGGTGGAGATGGCACCGCGCAAGGACGGCGACGCGGACCGGGCGAGGTTCGTCGCCGAACACCTCGGGAGGGACATCGACGCCCTGCACCGGGCCGTCTGA